One genomic segment of Culturomica massiliensis includes these proteins:
- a CDS encoding metallophosphoesterase family protein, which translates to MRIGLLSDTHGWLDPKLLEFFEGCDEVWHCGDIGTMEVAEELERHFIVRAVYGNIDGGMMRRVYPETDVFTCEGVKVLMTHIGGYPGHYDMRIKSRLLQERPKLFVCGHSHIAKVMYDRKLACLHINPGAAGRYGFHKVRTAVRFVIGAGEIKDLELIEYERN; encoded by the coding sequence ATGAGAATCGGTTTATTGTCGGATACGCACGGGTGGTTAGATCCGAAGTTGCTGGAATTCTTTGAAGGATGTGATGAGGTTTGGCATTGCGGAGATATCGGAACTATGGAGGTTGCGGAAGAATTGGAGCGGCATTTTATTGTCAGAGCCGTATATGGAAATATAGACGGGGGAATGATGAGGAGAGTATATCCGGAAACCGACGTCTTTACCTGTGAAGGTGTAAAGGTGCTGATGACTCATATCGGAGGATATCCGGGACATTATGATATGCGGATTAAATCCCGTTTGTTGCAGGAACGCCCCAAACTGTTCGTATGCGGGCATTCGCATATCGCCAAGGTTATGTATGACCGTAAACTGGCATGTTTGCATATCAATCCGGGGGCAGCCGGACGTTACGGTTTTCATAAAGTGAGAACGGCTGTGCGTTTTGTAATAGGGGCTGGAGAGATCAAAGACCTGGAATTGATTGAATATGAAAGAAATTGA
- a CDS encoding EI24 domain-containing protein → MGIFQGFFMGIGVYGQAIEILFSRKFYWFLIFPLIVLVLLFLTGQWLVGLAGDSLSGLVEMKITGWLEGISWLQWLSSTAGFLIRILLRITYFLLFMAFGGYIILIVMSPVYSWLSERTEAHLSGKKYPFSLKQLLWEIFRGILIVIRNMFFQLLITILLLLCSFIPLLGLLAPVALFLVSAYFYGFSFVDYAIERKRFNVKESIRYVNKNAGMVTGVGCVFALSLMIPWLSVIACSFVSILSVIAGTVAIHRVTEEKQETIQKI, encoded by the coding sequence ATGGGTATTTTTCAAGGATTTTTTATGGGAATAGGAGTATATGGCCAAGCCATTGAGATACTTTTCAGCCGTAAATTTTATTGGTTTTTGATTTTTCCATTGATTGTGCTGGTCCTTCTTTTTTTGACCGGGCAATGGCTGGTCGGTTTGGCAGGAGACAGCCTTTCCGGACTGGTTGAAATGAAGATTACAGGTTGGTTGGAAGGTATATCTTGGTTGCAGTGGTTGAGTAGTACAGCCGGTTTTCTGATACGGATATTGCTGCGGATTACTTATTTCCTTTTATTTATGGCATTCGGTGGATACATCATATTAATTGTCATGTCACCGGTTTATTCCTGGCTGTCGGAGCGGACGGAAGCACATTTATCCGGAAAGAAATACCCTTTCAGTTTAAAACAGTTGCTTTGGGAGATTTTCAGAGGGATTCTGATCGTTATCCGGAATATGTTTTTTCAGTTGTTGATAACGATATTGTTGTTATTGTGTTCTTTTATACCGCTGCTCGGTTTATTGGCTCCGGTAGCCTTGTTTCTGGTATCTGCTTATTTTTACGGTTTTTCTTTTGTGGATTATGCTATAGAAAGAAAGCGTTTTAATGTAAAAGAGAGCATTCGGTATGTCAATAAGAATGCGGGTATGGTGACTGGTGTCGGGTGTGTTTTTGCTTTGTCGTTGATGATTCCCTGGCTTAGTGTCATTGCCTGTAGTTTTGTTTCGATTTTATCGGTTATAGCGGGAACGGTAGCGATTCACCGGGTGACGGAGGAAAAGCAGGAAACGATACAGAAAATTTGA
- a CDS encoding TetR/AcrR family transcriptional regulator has translation MSKTKNKIINVAKNLFKEISVYKATMSDIASAAKMSRRTLYTHFKSKDELYKYVVEDEVNSINEKLQKAADSPLPPDRRLKLYILQHFGVIDSLVRSNRYIRYDFLFNNIRVEHLRQDIDRKEIKLLTGIVREGKEKGIFRVSDPRIFSQNLLLMFKSLEQAFILANRKDKNSRTILEYIDLMFYGIINRQNSPRSQ, from the coding sequence ATGAGTAAAACCAAAAATAAAATTATCAATGTCGCCAAAAATTTATTTAAAGAAATCAGCGTATATAAAGCTACAATGAGCGATATCGCCTCTGCTGCCAAAATGAGCAGGCGTACCCTCTATACCCATTTTAAAAGCAAGGACGAACTTTATAAATACGTCGTTGAAGACGAAGTGAACAGTATTAACGAAAAACTTCAAAAAGCTGCAGATTCGCCTCTTCCTCCCGACAGACGTCTAAAATTGTATATCTTGCAACATTTTGGGGTAATCGACAGTTTAGTACGAAGTAACCGTTATATCCGTTACGATTTCCTTTTCAATAATATCCGTGTGGAACATCTACGGCAAGATATAGATCGCAAAGAAATCAAATTGCTTACGGGAATTGTACGGGAAGGCAAAGAAAAAGGCATTTTCCGGGTAAGTGATCCCCGTATCTTCTCACAAAACTTATTGCTCATGTTTAAAAGCCTGGAGCAAGCTTTTATCCTGGCCAACCGGAAAGATAAAAATTCCCGTACCATATTGGAATATATCGATCTGATGTTCTATGGGATCATCAACCGGCAAAACAGTCCACGAAGTCAGTAA
- a CDS encoding ABC transporter ATP-binding protein produces MKDLISILRRFIPPYKSRVAKSVLFNFLHAIFGSLSIAMLIPILRIIFDNQHDVTELVPFALDTKSIAQIFNYYVTEIKNSFGQANTLVFVGILAIISTAFKTGFAYLASYELIYIRNGVVRDIRRKIYLKILSLPLPFFSEERKGDIISRMTGDVQEVEASVMSSLDMLFQSPILIIVYLTTMLIMSWQLTLFVFVLLPLMGLLIGKVGKNLKRRSWEGQTKMGEILALMEETLSGLRIIKAFNAEKKMDGKFSGENEAYRRIQNRLMRRRSLAHPMSEFLGTIVIVIVLWFGGKLVLNHQSNLSAEGFIAYIALFYSIINPAKNLTNAYYSVQKGLAAMDRIDVILSAESTIREVEKPVRIDTFREAIEYRNVGFSYNESKQVLKDINLTIPKGKMIALVGQSGSGKSTFVDLLPRFYDVRQGEICVDGTDIRNFALYDLRELMGNVNQDPILFNDTIYNNIAFGVENTTQEAVENAAKIANAHEFILQTEHGYQTVIGDRGSKLSGGQRQRLSIARAVLKNPPIMILDEATSALDTESEKLVQEALDNLMRNRTSIVVAHRLSTIRNADMICVFHEGKIVEKGNHEELLKLNGIYTKLYSMQNF; encoded by the coding sequence ATGAAAGATTTGATTTCTATTCTCAGGAGATTTATTCCTCCCTATAAGAGCCGGGTTGCCAAAAGTGTCCTTTTTAATTTTCTGCATGCTATTTTCGGGAGTTTATCCATTGCGATGCTAATCCCGATCCTTCGGATTATTTTTGACAACCAGCACGACGTAACCGAACTCGTTCCCTTCGCCCTGGATACGAAATCCATCGCCCAGATTTTCAACTATTACGTCACTGAAATCAAAAACAGCTTCGGACAAGCCAATACATTGGTCTTTGTCGGTATCTTAGCCATTATTTCCACCGCTTTCAAAACCGGCTTCGCTTATCTGGCTTCTTATGAATTGATTTATATCCGTAACGGTGTCGTCAGAGACATCCGCAGAAAAATATACCTGAAAATCTTATCCCTGCCACTTCCCTTTTTTTCAGAAGAACGCAAAGGAGACATTATTTCACGTATGACCGGTGACGTTCAGGAAGTAGAAGCATCTGTCATGAGTTCGTTGGATATGCTTTTCCAAAGTCCGATCCTGATTATCGTATACCTGACGACGATGCTGATTATGAGCTGGCAGTTAACCTTATTCGTATTTGTCCTACTCCCTCTGATGGGGTTACTGATCGGCAAGGTCGGCAAAAATTTGAAGCGGCGTTCCTGGGAAGGACAGACTAAAATGGGAGAGATACTGGCATTGATGGAAGAAACCTTATCCGGCTTGAGAATTATAAAAGCCTTCAATGCAGAAAAGAAAATGGACGGGAAATTTTCCGGCGAAAACGAAGCATACCGGCGTATCCAAAACCGGCTGATGCGCCGTCGCTCCCTCGCCCATCCGATGAGTGAATTTTTAGGTACGATCGTCATCGTCATCGTCTTATGGTTTGGAGGGAAACTGGTATTGAACCACCAAAGTAACCTTTCTGCCGAAGGTTTTATCGCCTATATCGCACTGTTCTATTCGATTATCAACCCGGCTAAGAATTTGACAAATGCCTATTACAGTGTCCAAAAAGGGCTGGCTGCCATGGATCGTATAGATGTTATTTTATCAGCAGAATCCACCATTCGGGAAGTCGAAAAACCGGTTCGTATCGATACTTTCCGGGAAGCCATCGAATACCGGAATGTCGGTTTCTCTTACAACGAAAGCAAGCAGGTATTGAAAGACATCAATTTAACCATTCCTAAAGGAAAAATGATCGCTTTGGTCGGACAATCCGGCTCCGGGAAAAGTACTTTCGTCGATCTGCTGCCACGCTTCTATGATGTCAGACAAGGAGAGATATGTGTAGACGGCACGGATATACGTAATTTCGCCCTGTATGATCTGCGGGAACTGATGGGCAATGTAAACCAGGACCCGATATTATTCAATGATACGATATACAACAATATAGCTTTCGGAGTTGAAAATACCACGCAGGAAGCTGTAGAAAACGCAGCAAAAATAGCCAACGCCCATGAATTCATACTGCAAACCGAACACGGTTACCAAACCGTCATCGGCGACCGGGGCAGTAAGCTCAGCGGCGGACAACGCCAGCGGCTCAGTATTGCACGGGCCGTATTGAAAAATCCTCCCATAATGATTCTGGACGAAGCTACTTCTGCCCTGGATACCGAATCAGAAAAACTAGTGCAGGAAGCTTTGGACAACCTGATGCGTAACAGAACCTCCATTGTTGTTGCCCACCGTCTTTCCACTATCCGGAATGCCGACATGATCTGCGTATTCCATGAAGGAAAGATTGTAGAGAAAGGCAACCACGAAGAACTGCTGAAACTAAACGGCATATATACCAAATTGTATTCTATGCAGAATTTTTAA
- a CDS encoding S41 family peptidase, producing MKRLFIGIILCLGICLTGFAQRNNNQAREQSLKYQRLMALIDAFYVDTVNLPKLTEEAIVKVLSDLDPHSVYITKEEVEEMNEPLEGGFFGIGIQFTIYQDTLMVVSVVPGGPSEKVGLLAGDRIVSVDGENIAGVKLTNTQVRKRLKGEKGTVVQVSVVRGSEPMDFRIVRGMIPLHSVDAAYMLDKTTGYIKISRFAANTIDEFEEAVKKMQAEGMKDLILDLQANVGGYMGAAIGISDNVLGDKKMIVYTDGLSSGRREEYSTSKGLLKDGRIVLLIDGNSASASEIVSGAVQDWDRGLIVGRRSFGKGLVQRQYPLTDGSMIRLTIAHYYTPSGRCIQKPYKGEDYRAELYNRYESGELLSADSITVNDSLKYYTKLKKRIVYGGGGIIPDVFVPIDTNINYSYFNRLNAKNVVGEFVVGYVDKNRENLKKKYPTFEKFQKSFEVTPEMIDQIVKMGEKAGVPKDEKLLEPVIPAMKLSIKALIARDTWDMNEMYQIFNEDNKVLKEGYKALKDGTYERILK from the coding sequence ATGAAAAGACTGTTTATCGGAATTATCTTATGTTTGGGAATATGCCTGACTGGTTTTGCACAACGGAATAATAATCAGGCAAGGGAACAGAGTTTGAAATACCAGCGTTTGATGGCTTTAATCGATGCTTTTTATGTCGATACGGTAAATTTGCCGAAATTGACGGAAGAGGCAATTGTTAAGGTCTTGTCGGATTTGGACCCGCATTCCGTTTATATTACCAAAGAGGAGGTTGAGGAAATGAACGAACCTCTGGAGGGCGGATTTTTCGGAATAGGAATACAGTTTACGATTTATCAGGATACCCTGATGGTCGTTTCGGTTGTGCCCGGCGGTCCTTCCGAAAAGGTAGGATTGCTGGCAGGGGACAGAATCGTGTCTGTGGACGGGGAAAATATCGCCGGAGTAAAACTGACCAATACCCAGGTAAGGAAGCGGTTGAAGGGGGAGAAGGGAACAGTGGTGCAGGTAAGCGTGGTGCGTGGCTCGGAACCTATGGATTTCCGTATTGTCCGGGGAATGATACCGCTTCATAGTGTTGATGCGGCTTATATGCTGGATAAAACGACGGGATATATTAAAATTTCCCGTTTTGCAGCCAATACGATTGATGAATTCGAGGAAGCTGTGAAAAAGATGCAGGCAGAAGGAATGAAAGACCTGATTCTGGATTTGCAGGCCAATGTCGGAGGATATATGGGGGCAGCTATCGGCATCAGTGATAATGTGCTCGGAGATAAGAAAATGATTGTTTATACGGATGGACTTTCTTCCGGCCGCCGGGAGGAATATTCGACTTCCAAAGGCTTGCTGAAAGACGGGAGAATTGTGTTGTTGATAGACGGTAATTCGGCTTCTGCCAGTGAAATTGTTTCCGGAGCTGTACAGGATTGGGACAGAGGCCTTATTGTAGGACGCCGTTCTTTCGGGAAAGGCTTGGTACAAAGACAATATCCCCTGACAGACGGTTCGATGATACGTCTGACAATAGCTCATTATTATACCCCTTCCGGACGTTGTATTCAAAAGCCATACAAAGGAGAAGATTACCGGGCGGAATTATATAACCGCTATGAAAGCGGAGAATTGTTGAGTGCGGATAGTATAACGGTTAACGATAGCCTGAAATATTATACCAAGCTGAAAAAGAGAATTGTTTACGGAGGAGGCGGTATCATTCCTGATGTTTTTGTTCCGATCGATACGAATATCAATTATTCTTATTTTAATCGTCTGAATGCTAAGAATGTAGTAGGTGAATTTGTCGTCGGTTATGTAGATAAAAACCGGGAAAACCTGAAGAAAAAATATCCGACTTTCGAGAAATTTCAGAAGTCGTTTGAGGTTACTCCGGAAATGATCGACCAGATTGTAAAAATGGGAGAAAAAGCAGGCGTTCCTAAAGATGAAAAATTACTGGAGCCGGTTATTCCTGCCATGAAACTGTCGATAAAGGCTTTGATTGCGCGGGATACCTGGGATATGAACGAGATGTATCAAATCTTTAATGAAGATAATAAGGTTTTAAAAGAAGGATATAAGGCCCTGAAAGACGGGACGTATGAACGGATTTTAAAATAA
- the hydF gene encoding [FeFe] hydrogenase H-cluster maturation GTPase HydF, producing MDKLHILITGRRNSGKSSLINALTGQKIAIVSDIPGTTTDPVKKSFEIPGFASVIFVDTAGIDDEGELGKQRVNKTFEQLPRADIAILVITANRFEREEELLAERFSSLRLPFLILHNKADLSPLNPVLQTSLKSQYKVPVIDFSAYDNKTVPGLLDALRRIAKISNPSPLLEGLVNPQDIVMLITPIDSEVPVGRLILPQVQAIRDILDKHCISVVLQPEEISHFLSTTGIIPKLVVTDSQVFKKVATLIPADIPLTSFSILLARQKGCFQKYLEGTQYIRHLQDNDTILMLESCSHHVSCEDIGRVKLPNLLRQYSGKQLNFEFISGLDPITHPLNTYALVIQCGGCMVTHTQLKNRLLPFIEAGIPVSNYGMAIAFLSGIFDRTIAPLKK from the coding sequence ATGGATAAACTTCATATTCTGATCACCGGTCGTCGTAACAGCGGTAAAAGCTCACTCATCAATGCCTTAACGGGACAGAAAATAGCGATTGTTTCGGATATCCCCGGTACAACAACCGATCCGGTAAAGAAAAGTTTCGAAATACCCGGTTTTGCCTCCGTAATTTTTGTTGATACAGCCGGTATCGATGATGAAGGCGAACTCGGTAAACAACGGGTCAATAAGACCTTTGAGCAATTGCCCCGGGCAGATATCGCCATTCTGGTTATTACGGCAAACCGGTTTGAGAGAGAAGAAGAGCTACTGGCTGAACGTTTCAGTTCTCTTCGTTTGCCCTTTTTGATTTTGCACAACAAAGCGGATCTCTCTCCCCTCAATCCGGTCCTGCAAACCAGTCTTAAAAGCCAGTATAAAGTCCCGGTCATCGATTTCAGTGCCTATGATAACAAAACTGTCCCCGGTTTACTCGACGCTCTGCGCCGCATTGCAAAAATCTCCAATCCTTCACCTTTACTGGAAGGACTTGTAAATCCGCAGGACATCGTGATGCTCATCACCCCTATCGACTCCGAAGTTCCGGTAGGCCGCCTCATTTTACCTCAGGTACAGGCAATACGGGATATTCTCGATAAGCATTGTATCAGTGTCGTACTTCAACCGGAAGAAATCTCCCATTTTTTATCAACCACCGGTATTATACCGAAATTGGTTGTTACCGACAGTCAGGTATTTAAAAAAGTAGCGACACTTATTCCGGCCGACATACCGCTTACCAGCTTCAGTATTTTACTGGCCCGGCAAAAAGGATGTTTTCAAAAGTACCTGGAAGGCACTCAATACATCCGGCATCTGCAAGACAACGATACAATCCTGATGTTGGAATCCTGTTCTCATCACGTCAGTTGCGAAGATATCGGGAGAGTTAAACTACCGAATTTATTACGCCAATACAGCGGCAAGCAATTGAATTTTGAATTTATTTCCGGCTTAGACCCGATTACACATCCGTTAAATACCTATGCCCTCGTTATCCAATGCGGAGGCTGTATGGTCACACATACGCAATTGAAAAACCGCCTTCTCCCATTTATTGAAGCAGGCATACCGGTCAGCAACTACGGCATGGCCATCGCTTTTCTTTCCGGCATTTTCGACCGTACAATCGCTCCTTTAAAAAAATAG
- the purB gene encoding adenylosuccinate lyase: MQALTAISPIDGRYRDKVESLSEYFSESGLIRYRVMVEVEYFIALCELPLPQLKPFDHSLFSQLREIYMDFTIEDAQKIKDIEKVTNHDVKAVEYFIKEKFDALNLHAYKEFIHFGLTSQDINNTAVPCSFRDAVHNVYYPVIDELIAKLEELAEEWKDVAMLAKTHGQPASPTRLGKELKVFTYRLSRQLELLKKVAISGKFGGATGNFNAHHVAYPEYNWADFGNKFLTEKLKIERESYTTQISNYDNFAALFDNLRRINTIVIDLDRDFWTYISMTYFKQKIKAGEVGSSAMPHKVNPIDFENSEGNLGIANAVLDHLSNKLPISRLQRDLTDSTVLRNIGVPLAHTLIAFKSTLKGLNKLIINKEAIERDLEKNWAVVAEAIQTVLRREGYPNPYEALKALTRTNNKITQESIAEFIDTLEISADLKKTLKQITPSNYTGI; the protein is encoded by the coding sequence ATGCAAGCATTAACCGCTATTTCTCCTATCGATGGCCGCTATCGTGATAAAGTTGAAAGTTTATCCGAATATTTTTCAGAAAGTGGACTGATCCGTTACCGGGTCATGGTGGAAGTTGAGTACTTTATTGCACTTTGCGAATTACCGCTTCCTCAATTGAAGCCCTTCGACCACTCTTTATTTTCCCAATTACGGGAAATTTATATGGATTTTACGATAGAAGATGCGCAAAAGATTAAAGACATTGAAAAAGTAACCAACCACGATGTTAAAGCCGTCGAATATTTCATCAAAGAAAAATTCGACGCTCTGAATCTGCATGCATACAAAGAATTTATCCATTTCGGCCTGACATCACAGGACATCAACAACACCGCTGTTCCCTGCTCTTTCCGGGATGCCGTACATAACGTCTATTATCCGGTCATCGACGAACTGATCGCCAAACTGGAAGAATTGGCTGAAGAATGGAAAGATGTTGCCATGTTGGCCAAAACTCACGGTCAACCGGCTTCCCCAACCCGTCTGGGGAAAGAATTGAAAGTATTCACCTACCGTTTGAGCCGTCAACTGGAGTTACTGAAAAAAGTTGCTATCTCCGGCAAATTCGGAGGAGCAACGGGAAATTTCAATGCCCATCATGTGGCTTATCCCGAATACAATTGGGCCGATTTCGGTAATAAATTCCTGACGGAAAAACTTAAAATCGAACGGGAAAGTTATACGACACAAATATCCAATTATGATAATTTTGCAGCTTTATTCGATAACCTGCGCAGGATTAATACCATCGTTATAGACCTGGACCGGGATTTCTGGACATACATTTCCATGACTTATTTCAAACAAAAGATCAAGGCGGGAGAAGTAGGTTCGTCGGCAATGCCTCATAAAGTCAACCCGATCGATTTTGAAAATTCAGAAGGTAACTTAGGTATAGCGAATGCCGTATTGGATCATTTGAGCAATAAATTACCGATCTCCCGTTTACAAAGAGATCTGACGGATTCTACCGTATTACGGAATATCGGTGTACCGTTAGCCCATACCCTTATCGCTTTCAAATCCACGTTAAAAGGATTAAATAAACTGATCATCAATAAAGAAGCGATTGAACGGGACCTGGAAAAAAATTGGGCTGTCGTGGCCGAAGCCATACAAACCGTTTTGCGCCGCGAAGGCTATCCGAATCCTTACGAAGCTTTAAAGGCACTGACACGTACCAACAATAAAATCACACAGGAATCCATCGCCGAATTCATCGACACACTTGAGATTTCCGCTGATTTGAAAAAAACATTAAAACAGATTACACCGTCTAATTATACGGGAATCTAA
- a CDS encoding NfeD family protein, with translation MKRLVLFITMFLWVLGVQAEGERTLVFKVDIKDEIGPEVWRLVKKSFEKAQEENATYILIDMNTYGGMVVYADSLRSLILNSKIPVWVFIDNNAASAGALISIACDRIYMREGANIGAATVVNQSGEAMPDKYQSYMRSMIRATAQAHGKDTLIEGRDTSYRWKRDPHIAEAMVDQTIHIQGITDSGKVVTFTPHEAIQYGFCDGIAENVSEVLKQGGVENYTITTYTPTGLDRIIGFLINPVIQGLLIMLIIGGIYFELQTPGVGFPLLASVVACILYFAPLYLEGIADYGDIILFVIGGLLLLLEIFVIPGFGVTGISGIICIIAGLVLAGVDDISFEFFGDFAGMILRSLFLVITCSLFALISSIWLSGKLFGSRRLALALHAEQRAEDGYVGVDMTAVKEVDKEGVTTTDLRPAGKIRIEGEIYDAVSAEGDYITKGSRIKVVDYQAGQLYVVKSED, from the coding sequence ATGAAAAGATTGGTTTTATTCATAACGATGTTTTTATGGGTGCTGGGTGTGCAGGCGGAAGGAGAAAGGACCCTGGTATTTAAAGTGGATATAAAGGATGAGATCGGCCCTGAAGTGTGGCGTTTGGTCAAAAAATCTTTTGAGAAGGCTCAGGAAGAGAATGCAACTTACATCTTAATAGATATGAATACCTATGGCGGAATGGTAGTGTATGCTGATTCTTTGAGAAGTCTGATACTCAATAGTAAGATACCGGTATGGGTATTTATCGATAATAATGCTGCTTCTGCCGGAGCCTTGATTTCGATTGCCTGCGACCGGATTTATATGAGAGAAGGAGCGAATATAGGTGCGGCTACTGTAGTTAATCAAAGCGGTGAAGCCATGCCTGATAAATACCAGTCGTATATGCGCTCAATGATACGGGCAACAGCCCAGGCCCATGGTAAGGATACCCTGATAGAAGGGAGGGACACCAGCTACCGGTGGAAAAGGGATCCCCATATAGCAGAGGCTATGGTCGATCAGACGATTCATATTCAGGGAATAACCGATAGCGGGAAAGTGGTGACCTTTACACCGCATGAGGCAATACAATATGGTTTTTGTGACGGTATAGCTGAAAATGTAAGTGAAGTGCTTAAACAGGGAGGGGTAGAAAATTATACGATAACTACTTATACTCCGACCGGTTTGGATCGGATTATCGGCTTTTTAATTAATCCGGTAATACAGGGACTTTTGATTATGCTTATTATCGGAGGGATTTATTTTGAATTACAGACTCCGGGAGTGGGATTTCCGCTATTGGCTTCCGTAGTGGCTTGTATACTCTATTTTGCTCCTTTGTATCTGGAAGGTATCGCCGATTACGGGGATATTATTTTGTTTGTTATCGGCGGACTGTTATTGCTTTTGGAGATATTCGTTATTCCCGGTTTTGGGGTAACGGGAATCAGCGGGATTATCTGTATTATTGCCGGATTGGTATTGGCAGGGGTCGACGATATATCGTTTGAGTTTTTTGGAGATTTTGCCGGAATGATTCTCAGGTCGCTGTTTCTGGTGATTACCTGCTCTTTGTTTGCTTTGATTTCAAGTATTTGGTTAAGTGGTAAGCTGTTCGGTTCCAGACGGTTGGCACTTGCTTTGCATGCTGAACAGCGGGCAGAGGACGGGTATGTCGGGGTGGATATGACTGCTGTAAAAGAAGTGGATAAAGAAGGTGTTACTACAACCGATCTTCGTCCGGCAGGTAAAATTAGAATAGAAGGAGAGATTTATGATGCCGTATCTGCCGAGGGGGATTATATTACAAAAGGAAGCCGGATAAAGGTAGTCGATTATCAGGCCGGACAATTGTATGTTGTGAAAAGTGAAGATTGA
- a CDS encoding YitT family protein: MNISFYKDKIFSARWFQTYATLILGSFVISIGYTFFMTPYKIVPGGIYGISTILHYQLGFPIGMAALCFNLPLSLWGVKVLGKQFGLKTFICFLLVAMFADGMPLFLKACGHPHPYDPFQLQDEVLLASVFGGVVIGIGAGLILKTRSSSGGTDVLSSILNKLTRKPIGMLQMTVDSVIVLCGLIVFQDWKVPFYSWLTIFLMGKVIDIVIQGYSSDKTFFIVSEKTEEIRNYILTELHRGGSIVPVNGMFNRTEKEMIMTVVNRREVVTLQRAIFKIDPKAFTTIMEAKEIIGQGFKTID; the protein is encoded by the coding sequence ATGAACATTTCCTTTTATAAGGATAAAATTTTTTCAGCCCGTTGGTTTCAGACCTATGCTACTCTCATATTAGGTTCTTTTGTCATCTCTATCGGGTATACTTTTTTTATGACACCGTATAAAATCGTACCGGGGGGTATTTATGGTATTTCGACGATATTGCATTATCAGCTAGGGTTTCCGATCGGTATGGCGGCTTTGTGTTTCAATTTACCTTTGAGTTTATGGGGGGTAAAAGTGTTGGGTAAACAATTCGGTTTGAAGACTTTTATCTGCTTTTTACTGGTAGCCATGTTCGCCGACGGTATGCCTCTTTTTCTGAAAGCATGTGGGCACCCGCATCCTTACGATCCGTTTCAGTTGCAAGACGAGGTTCTTTTGGCCAGTGTTTTCGGTGGGGTAGTTATCGGTATCGGAGCCGGATTGATTTTAAAGACACGTTCTTCCAGCGGTGGTACGGATGTATTGTCTTCTATTTTAAATAAGTTGACCCGTAAGCCGATCGGTATGTTACAGATGACAGTAGACTCTGTTATTGTACTGTGCGGTTTAATCGTATTTCAGGATTGGAAAGTACCGTTTTATTCCTGGTTGACGATTTTCCTAATGGGAAAAGTAATCGATATTGTTATTCAGGGATATTCGAGTGATAAAACATTCTTTATTGTTTCCGAAAAGACAGAAGAAATCCGTAACTATATTCTTACCGAATTACATCGCGGTGGTTCCATCGTTCCTGTAAACGGTATGTTTAACCGTACTGAAAAGGAAATGATTATGACGGTGGTAAACCGGAGAGAGGTCGTTACTTTGCAACGGGCTATTTTTAAAATCGACCCGAAAGCATTTACGACCATTATGGAAGCAAAAGAAATTATCGGACAGGGATTTAAGACCATTGATTAA